catggccgaaaaGGCACACAGAAGTCTAAGATCACTATGCACAATGCCAAgaattggctggagtggtgtaaagcttgctgcctggagcagtggaaacacgttctctggaataatgaatcacacttcaccatctggcagtccgacggacaaatctgggtttggtggatggatgccaggagaacgctacttaccccaatgcatagtgccaactgtaaagtttagtggaggaggaataatggtctggggctgtttttcatggttcaggcccttTATTGTTCCAGTGAAAAAAGTTTTAACAATACAGTaaacaatgatattctagaccaGGTTTCCCCAACTGGCAGCCCGCTGTCCGAATTTAGCCCTTTGGTGGTTTTATTTGTCCACCCAAGTTTTCTgagaaaataaatacatacatgtTTTGTTGTTAAACATATTagactaaaaacaccaggaaatcagcaaAAAATTATTTTACTTTCAAAAATCTGTTCCCGAGTagtcccacgcataatagagagaaaCATGaccatatacaaatgtaagcatggTTAGAAATTATTCTGTTTCAGTCATACTGTATTTCTTGAGGTCAATTTGCCATATACAAATTATTGTAAATATGTTCCCGGCCCCCCAACCATCACCTCAAGATAAAATTGGctcgcggctgaatctagttgatgatccatgttctagacgattctgtgcttcctactttgtggcaacaatttggggaaggccctttcaagtttcagcatgacaatgcccccgtgcacaaagcgaggtccatacagaaatggtttgtcaagatcggtatggaagaacttgactgacctggacagagccctgacctcaaccccatctaactCCTTTGGGAAGAATTGGAACACCGGCTGCAAGCCAGACCTAATTGCCAAACATcaatgcctgacctcactaatgctcttgtggctgaatgggagcaagtccacgcagcaatgttccaacatctagtggaaagccttcccagaagagtggaggctgttataacagcaaaggggggaccaactccatattaattcccatgattttagaatgagatgttcaacaagcagctgtccacatactaGAATAGAGAATTGTGTCACCTCTAGTCATAACATCTTTATCATCTACAATGTTATGAAGGTTCACCTCACTGCATACACCCCAGTAATTGGAGAGATATCAGAAATGTATTGAAGATGGCATAATAGACATTGCTTAAAATGTATTTCCTTAAATGTCAATGTCTGCTTGTGTCTTCAATGTAATGTGTATTTTGATATAAAAGTGTCATTATATTAACATGTCGTAGTGCTTTGAGGAGAATCAGCTCGTGTCTCTGGACCCCATCAAGCAGTTTGGAGATTGGTTTGATCAAGCCACAAAATGTCCTGAAATTGGAGAGCCCAATGCAATGTGCATCGCCACATCCACTAAGTGAGTACCCCCATAAATACTCCATCAAACACAATGCTTGCTTCTTAAGCTCAAATTGTAACACATTTTCTATCAATCTGCTTATTTCTCTGTGAAGAGAAGGACGTCCATCTGCTCGTATGGTCTTGTTAAAAGGCTACAGCGATGAAGGCTTCCGCTTCTTTACCAACTACGAGAGCCGGAAAGGTGGAGAGCTGGTTAGTGTCTGCTACTGTCATAAGGCAGGCATCTTCCTGTTCTCTCAAATGTATGTACTACTAGACTATGCCAAACTATTCTTAGGGTTGGGCAGTATACAGGATTTTACAATATACCGATATTGATgcacggaccggtttgggtttttactttaccttctataacagtatttgaatgtttggtttgttaaatgtgatatgccgcgtgtaacgtccatttttatagtttacacCTTCTACTTGAGTCATCCTTCTCCGCTCTCTATATCTatgccgctttccacacagacgtAGCCCCGCCCcttgtcactcaaggagcgcatttgttgttgcttgaccacgagacacttccgttcagtctgcatggtcaatccagcacatgcaacaatgttgatgacaacaatgttaTTTCCACTTGTCTTCTTAATTTAAATCCACAAGTGTTCTATAATTATCTGCAAACAGCTACGTTGTCTTTTCTTAGCACGTTTTAGCTAAATCCTGTTAGCtggcagtgtggaaattatcTAAAATGAGTGgaggaaatgcagaaattgacgaaaatgcaggaaattattttaggttgaagttaaattgaacagtataaaacaatcagaaggAAGAAAGACCCATTCAAATCatgtagaatgtatgtgttgccaccgtAGCATCacgcactactcataaagcaaatgtacaacttttattatttaaaaaataaataaaacaattgtcAAATACCAGCAACACTTAAAAACTACTGTGATATGATATTtgggccatatcgcccagccgtACTACTTCTGTTTGCAGACTTTACATCAGAATTTTTACTTTCCCTTCCTGTAGGAGAGCAACCCTTATGCATGTCTGTGCTTTTACTGGGAGCCCATCAACAGGCAGGTATGTGCTTCATTTTACCTCTTAAAATGTAGCCTACTTGTCAACCCATTGTTTTAATATCTTCAAATATCTTCGATTTTCAAAAACACATTGTGATGTGGTTTTTGAATGAATTAACTAATGCAGGATGACACTGAATTTGCTGTACAGTAGTTGGCACTACccttgagaatgtgtgtgtgcagatcCGTATCGAGGGCAATGTGGAGAGAATCCCCTACCAGAGCTCCTGTGACTACTTCCACTCCCGGCCCAAGAGTAGCCAGATCGGGGCCATTGTGAGCAGACAAAGCACTGCCGTCCCTGACAGAAATGTAAGAACCAGTCCATGCTACTCCACTGTATTATTGCCATCCACCATTGAGGGACTTATTCCCTCAAAATTAGGGAAATTAATGAAATATGTTCAATCTGGGCAATTCCAGGCCAGGATAgcccaaaaatattttggggtATCGCAGATTGTTCTGCCAATTTTCACATAGAAACttcattgggaggaaggatgCTTGACATGTATGACAAACAATTTTTTTGAAAATGATAATGACATTGGCTATTTTAGGTCCTTTTTAAacctatacatgcctcctgtaagaccctataATCTGTGAACCGTAGATGATACAGACACcatcttggtgtcattatactccttatagtgtgCTTCTAGTATGCTCTTACATAATGGAGTACCTCTAGATTCATATTTTTCTTCTTCACATGAATCTATTTAACATGAAAAATAATATTTCTAAAGTACCCTTTTTGATTTAGTTCATTTTAAGACATACTCTACAAGTGCATACCATTTTAAGTTATTATATTATAAGCATCACCCAcactgccatgctatgttgtcgttgtaggtctctctttatgtagtgttgcgttGACCTCTCTTggcgtgatgtgtgttttgtcctatatttttatttaaattattttaatttttagtcccagcccccatccccgcaggaggccttttgccttttggtaggccatcattgtaaataagaatttgttcttaactgactcgtctagttaaatgaataaaaataataatatacacaaaaaaaatatttaaaaaattgtgaATGTGCAATCctaaaggagggctgtgattggtaATGACCTATAATATACATGTCTATGTATTACATTTGTCATATCTTCAATGGTACcagagagcccactctggaaatTGTATGTGTTTGAAGAGGATATTATTCCAAACGATGTATCAAAAAGGGTACTTTTGAGATATTCATGTTGTTTATGGTGAATAAATTAAtgttaaacattttatttcagaATCTCGAAATACTCCATACTTGAAAGCACACTATAAAGAAGTATAATGACACCAAGTTGTTTTTGTATCATGTATGGTTCAcggatcatagggtcttacaggaggcatgtacagtatacagttgaagtcggaagtttacatacaccttagccaaatacgtttaaactcagttttgcaCAAtttttgacatttaatcctattaaaaatgccctgtcttaggtcagttaggctcaccactttattttaagaatgggaaatgtcagaataatagtagagagaatgatttatttcagcttttatttgttttatcacattcccagtgggtcagatgtttatgtacactcgattagtatttggtagcattgcctttaaattgattatcttgggtcaaatgtttcgggtagccttccacaagcttcccacaataagatgggtgaattttgacccattcctcctgacaaagctggtgtaactgagtcaggtttgactcagttccttgctcgcacacactttttcagttctgccctcaaattttctatgggattgaggtcagggctttgtgatggctactccgataccttgactttctgtccttaagccattttgccacaaccttggaagtatgcttggggttattgtccatttggaagaaccatttgcgaccaagctttaacttcctgactgatgtcttgagatgttgcttcaatatatccacataattttcctccctcatgaagccatcttttgtgaagttcaccagtccctcctgcagcaaagcacccccacaacatgatgctgccaccccgtgcttcatggttgggatggtgttcttcggcttgcaaacctccccattttgtggagtggttgaaatttgtggagtggtttaagacatacagttgaagttggaagtttacatacacttaagttggagtcattaaaactagtttttcaaaggGCCTAAAATGACCACTTTCATcatgataaaaaaaatgttttaaagagTAATACAAATGTATAAGCCtgtcaaacatccttcctcccaatgaaGTTTCTTTGTGAGAATTGCTAGAATCTGAGATACACACAATATTCTTGGTCTGTCCTGGCGTGGAATCGCCCATTTGACTGTTTTGTTTCACTCTGCAGTACCTGAGACAGAAAAATGTGGAGCTGGAGGAAAAGTACAAGGACACAGATGTCCCAATGCCTGACTATTGGTTAGTATTACTATCAAATCACCAGGAATTCTACATGACTTTGCCATGCCAAACCTGTGCAGTAAGTGGTCTTATCATGCAAGCCTGTTCTTGTTTTTGCCTGTCTTCCAACAGGGGAGGCTATATCGTCAAGCCTTACATGATAGAGTTCTGGCAGGGTCAGACCAACAGGCTACATGACCGTATTGTTTTCACACGGCCGAAAAATGGAGAGAGTGTTCTAGAAGAGCATCAACATCATGCTGAGGCGGGCTGGGTGTACCAGAGGCTATCCCCTTGACAAGGATGGTTAGGGGAAATGGACTAAAGAGCAGGCAGGAGATTAGGGCTAGCGTACAACTCACTCGTGATGTCAACATCATCAATCAAACCACCATTATTTCAATACACGAGGAACATTTTGATGTTGAATAACTAAGTGCTATATGATGTGTATCTTATTAAGCCATCATTTGCTGTTCtgttcaattggtattgttttatACCAAATAAAGGAGACATTTTCTGGTTGGTTAGGAGGCCTGATTGTCTATTGTCTCCAAGGCAACAATGGAACATGATTCATGTGATGCAACTATGAACTATACAGTCTGGCACATAACCTGTGACACAAGGTTTTACTAATCTGAATATGCTATATGGAATGTTTAGCATTTTCTGACTCATGAAGTGCAAAGTCTTGTCTAGTAGAGTAGTCACTGTTTGGTAATGATTGACAGAAAATCAGCAATGTGTTTCCGCAGGCCTCAACAACCTCTAGAAACTGTACTTGTAAAAAGCACAATCTCCAGTACTGTGTCAGTTATATAACGTTCGTACATGAGTTCCATTCTATTGGAGCAAGGATAGCCTACATGTTCTGTCTAGCTGTTAATATGTATTTTAATGGACCACATCCACAGCAGTTtctctgtcataatgtaataacGATAGTCTATTAGGCTGAAGGCCTTGTTTTGAATTTGTTATGGATTGGTTCCACGGGCAATCCGTGTCTGTGGATAAAACTGCCTTTGAAATAGACGTATGTTAAGGTATAttaaggtgtgtgtatatatatatatatatatatatatatatatatatatatatatatatatatatatatatatatatatatataggtacagttgaagccggaagttatatacacttaggttggagtcattaaaactagtttttcaaccactccacaaatgtcttgttaacaaactatagttttggcaagtcgtttaggacatctactttgtgcatgacacaagtcattttcccaacactTGTTTACAGgtaaattatttcacttataattccctgtatcacaattccagtgggtcagaagtttacatgcgctaagtttactgtgcctttaaacagctttgaaaattccagaaaatatgtcatgtctttagaagcttccgataggctaattgacatcatttgagtcaattcgaGGTGTACCTAtagatgtattttaaggcctaccttcaaaatcggtgcctctttgcttgacatcatggtaaaatcaaaagaaatcagccaagatctcagaaaaaaattgtggacctccacaagtctggttcatccttgggagcaatttccaaacgcctgaaggtaccaccttcatctgtacaaacaatagcacgcaagtataaacaccatgagaccacacagccgtcataccgctcaggaagaagatacattctgtctcctagagatgaacatactttggtgtgaaaagtgcaactcaatcccagaacaacagcaaaggactttgtgaagatgctggaggaaacaggtacaaaagtatctatatccacagtaaaaacgagtcctatatcgacataacctaaaaggccgctcagcaaggaagaagccactgctccaaatctgccataaaaaagccagactacagtttgcaactgcacatggggacaaggattgtacttttttggagaaatgtccaatggcctgattaaacaaaaatgtaactgtttggccataatgacctctgttatttttggaggaaaaagggggatgcttgcaagccaaagaacaccatctcaactgtgaagcacgggggtggcagcatcatgttttgggggtgctttgctgcaggaggggctggtgcacttcacaaaatagatggcttcatgaggggtgaaaattgtgtggatacattgaagcaacatctcaagccatcagttaaagcttggttgcaaatgggtcttccaaatggacaatgaccccaagcatacttccacagttggcttaaggacaacaaagtcaaggtattggagtggccatcacaaagccctgacctcaatcccatagaaaatgtgtgtgaaagcaaggaggcctacaaacatgactcagttacaccagctctgccaggaggaatgggacaaaatccacccaacttattgtgggaagcctttggaaggctacctgaaatgtttgacccaagttaaaccatttaaaggcaatgctaccaaatactaattgagtgtatgtaaacttctgacccactgggaatgtgatgaagtaataaaagctgaaataaataattctctgctattattctgacatttcacattcttaaaataaggtggtgatcctaactgacctaaaatagggatttttttgactaggattaaatgtcaggaattgtgaaaaacttagtttgaatgtacttggctaaggtgcatgtaaacttccgacttcaactgtatattaatgTTAAAAGAGCTGATGTGAGAGCAGCTGTGCCAAGGtaattattttaatttaatttaatttaacctttattttactaggcaagtcagttaagaacaaattcttattttcaatgacggcctaggaacagtgggttaactgcctgttcaggggcagaacgacacattatGTGTAACGTGTATATGTATAACAAACATCTATAACAAACCAACCTTTAAAGCTaaacatatttttcataatttcatataCTTTAATTAACATATATTCACTCCAGATTTACTGGTCATGAGCCCTTGTTCAGACACAGGCAAAATATTTGTTGCCGTACTCTTGAAAATCTTGAAAAGTGCAATGCTCACAGGAATTAACTGTTAAAGGTACTTTGCTATCCACACAAAGATACCACACGTTCTAATATGTCTGTGCATCAAGAACCTTGAACAGTATTGTTTATATGGGTGTGAGTGAGAATTTAGATGGTAAAGTATTATCGGTGTACTTGAGTGTGGTGTCCACATTGGgagtgtatatacactgctcaaaaaaataaagggaacattaaaataacacatcctagatctgaatgaatgaaatattcttattaaatacttttttctttacatagttgaatgtgctgacaaaaaacaatcacacaaaaattatcaatggaaatcaaatttatcaacccatggaggtctggatttggagtcacactcaaaattaaagtggaaaaccacactacaggctgatccaactttgatgtaatgtccttaaaacaggtcaaaatgaggctcagtagtgtgtgtggcctccacgtgcctgtatgacctccctacaacgcctgggcatgctcctgatgaggtggcggatggtctcctgagggatctcctcccagacctggactaaagcatccgccaactcctggacagtatgtggtgcaacgtggcgttggtggatggagcgagacaagATGTGcccaattggattcaggtctggggaacgggcgggccagtccatagcatcaatgccttcctcttgcaggaactgctggcacactccagccacatgaggtctagcattgtcttgcattaggaggaacccagggccaactgcaccagcatatggtctcacaaggggtctgaggatctcatctcggtacctaatggcagtcaggctacctctggcgagcacatggagggctgtgcggccccccaaagaaatgccaccccacaccatgactgacccaccgccaaaccggccaTGCTGGatgatgttgcaggcagcagaaagttctccacggcgtctccagactgtcacgtctgtcacgtgtgctcagtgtaaacctgctttcatctgtgaataGCACAGGGCGCCTATGGCGAATTTgcaaatcttggtgttctctggcaaatgccaaacgtcctgcacggtgttgggctgtaagcacaacccccacctgtggacgtcgggccctcatacaaccctcatggagtctgtttctgaccgtttgagcagacacatgcacatttgtggcctgctggaggtcattttgcagggctctggcagtgctcctcctgctcctccttgcacaaaggcggaggtagcggtcctgctgctgggttgttgccctcctacggcctcctccacgtctcctgatgtactggcctgtctcctggtagcgcctccatgctctggacactacgctgacagacacagcaaaccttcttgccacagctcgcattgatgtgccatcctggatgagctgcactacctgagccacttgtgtgggttgtagactccgtctcatgctaccactagagtgaaagcaccgccagcattcaaaagtgaccaaaacatcagccaggaagcataggaactgagaagtggtctgtggtcgccacctgcagaaccactcctttattgggggtgtcttgctaattgcctataatttccacctgttgtctattccatttgcacaacagcatgtgaaatgtattgtcaatcagtgttgcttcctgagtggacagtttgatttcacagaagtgtgattgacttggagttacattgtgttgcttaagtgttccctttatttttttgagcactgtatatacagtggggcaaaaaagtatttagtcagccaccaattgtgcaagttctcccacttaaaaagatgagagaggcctgtaattttcatcataggtacacttacaCTATGACAGATgacatgagaaaaaaaatccagaaaatcacattgtaggattttaaatttatttatttgcaaattatggtggaaaataactatttggtcaataacaaaagtgtatctcaatactttgttatataccctttgttggcaatgacagaggtcaaacgttttctgtaagtcttcacaaggttttcacacactgttgctggtattttggcccattcctccatgcagatctcctctagagcagtgatgttttggggctgttgctgggcaaaacggactttcaactccctcttaagattttctatggggttgagatttgaagactggctatgccactccaggaccttgaaatgcttcttacgaaggcactccttcgttgcccaggcggtgtgtttgggatcattgtcatgctgaaagacccagccacgtttcatcttcaatgcccttgctgatggaaggaggttttcactcaaaatctcacgatacatggccccattcattctttcctttacacggatcagtcgtcctggtccctttgcagaaaaacagccccaaagcatgatgtttccacccccatgcttcacagtaggtatggtgttctttggatgcaactcagcattctttgtcctccaaacacgacgagttgagtttttaccaaaaagttatattttggtttcatctgatcatatgacattctcccaatcttcttctggatcatccaaatgctctctagcaaacttcagatgggcctggacatgtactggcttaagcaggggacacatctggcactgcaggatttgagtcccacTCCAAGTtctcaccatcattgtaaagccctagttattttgttgctttgacaaatcCTTTCTGAAGATTAtaatttatttcatgtgattcaTTTTAcatccctcattttaaggtcagtTACATGAACTTAACTCTTGTTTTaattaatatggtgaaactattcctttctAAATGCTTTTTCAAAGgtaacattgaacatctaatagtcaaatcatactgtaaaagcaggtgagctgctCTTTTCtgacattttctggtgttttgtgctGAAAAACCGAGCGGGTTGAGCATaaaacatcaaccctgttacccatacagtgcctttggaaagtattcagaccacttgacttattcaacattttgttacatgacagccttattctaaaattgattaaatatttttttcccctcatcaatctacacacagtactgcataatgacaaagggaaaacaggtttttataaatgtttgctaatttataaaaaagtaGAAACATgaataccttatttccataactattcagaccctttactataaGACTCgaaagacggaagccactcaacagtaaaaggcacatgacagcccacttggagtttttccaaaaatacagaaagatccttgttgaaaacatgctccagagcgctcaggacctcagactgagccaaaggttcaccttccaacaagacaacaaccctaagcacacagccaagacaacacaggagtgactcCGGGACAAGttactgaatgtccttgagtggcccagccagaacctggacttg
The sequence above is a segment of the Oncorhynchus kisutch isolate 150728-3 linkage group LG25, Okis_V2, whole genome shotgun sequence genome. Coding sequences within it:
- the LOC109870280 gene encoding pyridoxine-5'-phosphate oxidase-like, yielding MRRIPSCSTLKNISEIGQYFHPHASLTACCRALFSRSFCTKSTSGSTAMDLSGMRKKYKGDEECFEENQLVSLDPIKQFGDWFDQATKCPEIGEPNAMCIATSTKEGRPSARMVLLKGYSDEGFRFFTNYESRKGGELESNPYACLCFYWEPINRQIRIEGNVERIPYQSSCDYFHSRPKSSQIGAIVSRQSTAVPDRNYLRQKNVELEEKYKDTDVPMPDYWGGYIVKPYMIEFWQGQTNRLHDRIVFTRPKNGESVLEEHQHHAEAGWVYQRLSP